GCAAGCACAGACGAACTCcaccaccccccctccctcgcCGTTAAACCCCCGTTCCCAAAGTCAATTGCCCATCAAAAAAAGATAATggcttcaaaaaaaaaaaaatcctgcagcgatttttttctgctctctgaTTTTCAATTATCGTTAGGGTGAGAAGACATGCATTCAAAGATACTGTCGGGAAGAAGGGAATCGGAGGGGATGCTGGTGAGTTTGAGAGCTGAAACTGGAGACCTGGAGTCAGGCAGCTCGTTCTCTGAGGGCTCTGAGGTTGTGACGATGATTGGGAGTGAAGTCTGTTTGGtagctgctgcttctgcttcaAGGGCagctgcagaaatgtcagaGGGGTATGAACCTTGGTCCCTGGCACAGTCAGGCAAATTTAAACCCAAATGTGTGTGAAGGATCGAAGAATGATTAAGAGTGGCGTTTATTAGCCAATGATGTCGGAAGGGCAAGCAGGTAAGACAGCCACTTTAACAGTGCATTACATCAAGGTGGGGAGTGGCTGGGGTAGGATGAAACTATAGTATTGGACTGAACCACTTTAGAGTATTATCACAAAATTCGTTATCTGTTTAAAGAAAAGCCTTCCACAGTTAAACCTGTCTATATTTCAAGTAGTAGTATCATACACAAAATATAATCTACAGGATTCATGTACACGGACAAAGAATTGTAAATTTGTTTTCGTGACTCTTACCATGACGTTCTTCTGCGGTCACGAAACACTACATGTATTAACCACGCTGGAGCCGCAGGGAGTGGTTAGTGGGTGAACGGTGGGCGTAGCTTTTGAAATTGTCATGAAATGGATTCAACATGGTTAGGTTTTGAGTTAAGTTTTTTTTCGAATGCTGATGAAAATCCATCGTGTAcacatttcctccattttttaaaattgagtgctgagtgaaaaaaaaaaatggcgaTGCGCacttattttgaatttttattgtaattcattatttataATCATACAAAATAGAGGATTTCTAACATGCCAGAGAATTTAAACAATGTGTTAATTCAGAGGCTGTTACACAGGCATATTAGTGTGTCTGAGGGTTTATTAAAAGATGTCTTTCTAGTATTAAATAAATCACATGTTATTTTAAAGCACTACTTTAAGGTAACTTTAAGATTACTTTGGAAGGTTGAGTTAGTTTCCCACCCAAAATAATGCAAGATAAATCCTTCTACATCTCAgcagccattacattgtgcaatatGAGACCTCTTAACgatactgtttgtttttccattgGTCTCTCTTGAAGATGCATAAGATTCTCATAGCCATGGTGGCTTCCACAACCTCTGACTAGTTTAACTTTTAACAGCTTGTGCTGATCTTTTTGGCCCTTGAGTGTATCACATGAGGTAGGAATCAAGACATTACAATATAACACATTGTACAAAGCATGACTGAGATAAAACAGCTGAGCGCATTTGTCACAAACTCATTCACATTGTTAAAACTTACAGAAATTCAAAGGCGTGCTTTGAGGAACATAAACATCTTCCTACATAAATAACAAGCAGTAACACATCTCACTTTACAGGCTCACAAGCAAACAAGTGATTGTTGAACCTGCAGTTATGTGAGTTGTCTCTTCTGTCTGCGCTCCAGGAACTGcccattaattaattaaatttttaaatacattttaaggtTTAATTGACTATCACATGTATTTACATATAATCATGTACCACTTCTGATGTTCACTCTCTCCACTCGACATGTTTTAACACCTCACGCAGTGGACAAACTTGTTATCTGTGCTGTGTTTAATTGGCTCAGAGGTCTTGAACCTCTGGGCCACCGCACCTCGGCAGCAGCAGCGCAGTGCGTCAGGGGATCAGTGAAACATTATCCGCAGGACGGGAAACCAGCTGGGGAGCAGAGAACGGGAGCGACTCGAGGATGTTCTCTCTGCTTACCAAACAGAAACTCAAGAGGATCTGTTCCGAGGGGCGAGGAGGAAGGTGTTAAAGAAAGTATCAATATCCTGGAACGTCGCCCATATCTTCAGGGCCCTCTGTTgtgtttgagagtgtgtgtgtgtgtgcaagagagaGATTTCCTGGTCTTGGAAAAATATTCTACACCGCCCTTCACAGCTAGCACAAAACAGAgctagtttttagtttttaaggTTTGACCACAAATGGTGATCATTTGCCAAGTGTGGGAATTAAGGGGAATTAAatccatgtttttttattgttatgtcTGAAGACTGGGAGGTCTAAAAAATTCAATTTCCTATACTTATTATTAACAAGAGAAATATGTGGCAATAGGCTTCACGCTCAGTACAGTTATTGTTTAATTTTCCACCTAGATGTATTACTTCACCCCATCCACGAGTTAGACGCCGCCTTTTAACGTAATGTTTGGTCTCAAATTTTAATCCAACTGTTTGCAAATCCAACAATCTAAAGTGAATGTGAGGACAACCTGACATGGAGGCGTATAAGAGCTGTCAAGACTAATAACACTTGATAATTACAACAATGTGAGTCAAAAGGTAACGATGTCAACAAGAACAGAAGTCTTTTCACTGCAAATTGAGTTGACAACATATTCATCATAACTGTGTCCGTCTTCACTGTAATCTCGCTGTCAGGCAGAACCGCTTTCTTTCTAATTACCTGCCTTCTCCAGATAATTCGCCAATCAGCGTCGGAGGACCGAAACAGGCGACCGCAGGTGAGACCTGTGGCTGTCTGTCATTATCTCATCAACCCGTCAATCACGCGGAAGCGCCGCCCTGAGGGGAGCATTCGCCAATAGGCACGCAGGTGAACCCTTAAATCAGCTTTAATTGGGCTGCTGAGTAACAAGCGCGGTTGAAAGGTGTGGGAAAGTGAGACTGGTGTCGGCGAACTTTATGGGGCTCTGACAGACTCCCCGCCAACTGCGGAGGCAGAAAGAGTGATAATAGTCCCTCTATCATCGCTCGTTAACTTGCCTAAAGAAATAGACTAAACATTGGTTTAAGCATGAGAGGACAGTGTCAATCTCTACACTGTTTTCtctatgtttttaaaaaatattttcgcTTTTCCTAAAGAATGGCCACAGGCTTTATGAATAGATTTATACAGTATCTGCGTATTTTTGATGCTTGCCTTGTGCAGACAGCAGCATTTGATCTTAATTTGACTGATATATCGTACATTAtcctctgatgatgatgaattgtGTTTGATCCTGCTGAAGATTACTTGACAAACAAGATAGTATTGATTCTGGTATggattttgcacatttttgctTCGGTTTCTTTCAAACAATATTTGGCACTCTGCCTTTAGGCGATTAGCCAATAGCTTTCACAGACAAGTACCCACCCAACCAAGCTCCTGGACTCTGGCCGTGAATACTTCTCTCAACTCAACACTACAAATTTATtgacagcttttaaaaaatatttactaCCCCACTTCCTCTCCCAGCGGGCACCCAGCCTGTAATCTCCCTACCCGTTTATTAGATCATTTGTCAAAGCCTCAagctttttcttctccctctttttctttttgtcatcaTCCCCTCCTTTCACTTTCTGGAAGGAGGGGTGTGTATGTAATGTACtgtacgtgcatgtgtgtgtgtgtgaaagagagagagagatagagatggagagagagagagaataaagggTGAGACAGGGAGTGCAACGGGCCTCGGAGATTAACTCCTTCCATgccttccttttcctttttaaaacagaatttaCAGCTGATTAGCCTCCACTGTAAAGACAGGCCCCAGTTCCCAGAAGGAACGCTGCTAAACATTTATGCAAGGCCAGACGTAAAGACCCTTATTAAAAACATGTGTTCTTCCAAAGACCCCTCAGAGAGACATCTAGGAGGGGACTGAAGAAAAACGCTGCAGACTGAGGGCCCATTTTCAGCCCATCATCGAAGAAATGTGTGTTGTCCTCAGCCAGACACTTTAGGATGCCAACGATGACCAAAACCTACGACAACATTTAAATAGTTGCTCAGAATAAAAAGCCAGAGCAAAGAAGTAGTTCAGGACACTAAGTCTTCTAATATTTGAAGGAATAGTTcagcattttggatttttacacttatttgctttcttccTGGAGccaacagctggttagcttggCTGCGTTTAGCGTCTCTGTCCGAAGgaaacaaaatccacctacaaGCACCTATAAAGCTCACTAataaacatgttatatcttgtttgtctATTCCATACAAAAATCAAAAAGTATAAGTGACAAATTGCGGCTTGACGGGGGTAATGTACCAGACTACTTCTTGGCTGGGAGCCAGGACTTTATCTGGGCCAAAAAAAGTCTCTCTCATcttgtgagctttagaggtgcaggtagatggattttgttacctttggacagagccaggctagctgttttcccatTGCCAGTCTTtacgctaagctaactggcttaTGGTTGCTTGCTATATTGCTTGCTATATTATTGCTATATACTTACCGGCTAGGTAAACAACCAAGATATAATAGGTCACATAGTGAACTTTAGAGATGCGGGTAGGTCgcttttgttacctttggacagagccaggctagctgttttcccgTTGCCAGTCTTTACGCTAAGCTAACTGGGTCATGGTTGTAGCTGTATACTTACCGGCTAGGTAAGCAGGCTAGGgaggtaaacaaacaagatataacatgtcATTTAGCGAGCTTTAGAGGTGCAAGAAAGCGACTTTCTGAATGTCGATCTGTTCCTATGAAGACTAAGCACCCAGGTTAATaaactcaaaataacaactCCACTCCaaatgggtttttggttagcATTCAAAGTTAGCACTGAGCTCATCGTGGCGCAGCGGTACACAGAATCACCCACTGTTTCCCCTCATGTCtgtgtaatgtgagtgtgtgtgggcaggagaaagtgagagaggggGCATGAGACGGTGAAAGTGagagtaagtaaaaaaaaaaaaaaaaaaaaaaaagaaagtcccAAAAAAAGTGAGTGTGAGTTTTATTATTGCTGAAGACGTGTACGGTGAGGCGGCGGCTGGCGTGGACACCCTGAACCTTAGCTACCGTCGCTGCCAGGCCTCAGCTGCTACGTGTGCTTAGTCTTCACCACGTGCCCGCAGAGTATACAACGCAGCCACAGGTATGTCCCCATCACCCCGGGCCACACCAATCCACAGCCAGGAGGCTGTCAGAACCTTTCGGGTATCCCGTCAAGCTAATGAGATGTGACTGAGTCTGTGCTGCCAGCGCACAAGCAATTGTTCCATTCATATGGTCTCCACTGATGTATGGAGACTTTCCTTTCTCGGTCACAGCCGTCAAGGAGGACCCaggatcgtgtgtgtgtgtttgtcgtaTGGTTGCCTGTGTATACAGActgtgaatgtatgtgtgcCTGTATGTATCCATTTATCTGTTCGTGGGTTTGTGTCTGCGGGTGCTCAGAGCTGGTTTGCCACAGTGGAAAAGATAATCATAAACTGGCTGATGGTAAAAATGTGTCCaggtggactgtgtgtgtgtgtgtgtgtgtgtgtgtgtgtgtgtgtgtgtgtgtgttggtgcacGAGTCTGTGTCTCGGCTTGACTCATAAAGGTTCCAGTGCCTCATGAAGTTTGtggtaaataaaatgttgagCTGTACACTTAAGTAGCAGCCGATGGATTAAAACTGTCACCCAGCAGGCTGGTGCAACAGGGAAAAATGGTCCGCAATCATCTGCTTGAGGAATCATGGCAACACTGGGCGTGTTTTTCTTCAACAGTCAGGCTCTGGAAGCCGAGAGGTACAGACAAAACCTGATTTCCATACTGCTGACTCATCTGTAACATTTCCAAATCTGATTGGAATCACCTACAATAATAAACCCTAATCTTTTAAATTTAGCGTTTCATCCTGCTCGTGCTATAAACAATGAcgataaaaataaaactccaATTCTAATCCCCCGtttatgacattttatcacACAAGCTATCAACAATCTGTATCAGCGTATGGCAAAAGCTCTATTGGGTTAATCACGCTCATACGGCTTAGACCAAGTGGATAGAAAAATTAGTTATGGGCGATGTTTCCAACTGACATAATTTTAGCTATGCGAGTTTCAACATAAACAGAAGAAggaatgagaaaataattgtgGTCGACTGGTGTGTGTGGTAACCCGTCGCAGTCTTCATGTTGGATGTGGTGTGCTTTTTCCAGGGTTTTGGATTTCTCATTATATGTTAGGTACATGAACTTCATATGGCTCGATACGTGGTGTTAGAGTGAACAGAACTGTTCCCTATTCGActtaaaatcacaaataaaatattctttcatatatatgtgtgtgtgtatatatatagcAGATGTTTTATTGAGAGGAAATGTTGCGGTGATGGTCGAATCTGTAGTTAAATTCCTGATGTTGTATGGTGTCCCTTCATCCTCTGTAGTTGTTCGAGGAAATTATGACTTTACTACAGCCTTTATATAATGTGATCCATTTTTGGATTTGTCTGTCCAGGGCTCGGAAATTATAGTAAAGTACTTACATGAGTTTGTGATACTGACTTCATTAAAAAGGATGCATATGGAATGAGGAGGCTGATATTGGATTTAAAAAGATGAGTAAATTCATTGATTTGTCCATggataattataattatatgaTTGATAGACAGCTATTTTGACAAATTCATCAAGCAGAAACCTCGTTCCaccttctcaaatgtgagaattgctgctatttcctgttttacaaAATTATAAAATcaatatcttttggttttggagtGTCACCTGGgactctgggaaactgtgacggacagttttcactattttctgacattttttggaCTGAACAATGAATCatttaatagaaaataaattGCCATATTAGTTCACAATCAACATGTTTATTAGCTGCAAACTTTTTCAAGATTATAGTTTCTCTCAAGAACACACTAGACGCTCTTTCCAGTGCTTTTAGATTAAttattttagaggcaaatataggactttagggggaaaaaagggcATTACATTCCATTACATACAACAGTATGGCGTTTTCCTAGTTAAAGTGAATCAAATTAGTGCCCTAGAGATTTAAGGTAAaatctgagggaaaaaaagattcatCTCCGCACCGCCCCCTTGATAAATCTGAATAAATATCCCTCTTCTCTGTTCCAAATAATTTCCTTCCAGCTCTGTCCGGAGAGGCTTCAGGGACTAGGCagtttggttttcctccttcagaGGGCTTTAGCTCAGTTGGCTGGAGGGCCAATGGTCCAACTCTATCAACTAGCGCCAAAGTAAACACAGCAATTCCTTCCCAATTAGAAACGCTAAATGCATTGGACTCGGTGCACTACCAGGGCCGGTCCGTGCAATTAATGCAGCCTTGGTCTTCACTGGCTGCTTCGGATGGCTGGGATGGTTAAGATGTATACAGTTTCAGTTCAAGGCCAGTCAGTGGAAGTCTGATTGGGCAGGTTGGACTCATCATGGAAGTATAAACATGGGGTTGGATGGGCGCTTGGTGGTTGGGGTTTTCTATGGGTCAGCCGTGCTGGGTAGCACCACAGCAGGCCAGGAAGATATGTGTGGTAGGGAGGTCAATCGAAGGGGGAGGTTTGGGAGGAAAAGGAAGCTGCTTTTCAGCTGTGCAAACTCTTCAGATTCAACTGTAAGACCGGAGGTATTGGCAGTGACACAGAGTATTTAatcattcttttaaaaaaataaagggacagttcactttAGAATTAAGAATAcagtttttcctcttacctgtagtgctatctatctatctagattgttttggtttgagttgccaagttttggagatatcagctgttgAGATGCCTGCCTCCTTTTGAATATAATTGAACTAGATGACACTCGACTTCTGGTGCTTCAAAAAatactcaacagcaatgtctccttCCAGAAACCATGACCTCCACAGGCCTTGTTGTtagcagttttattttctttctaccgaCCTACTACGCCAACCATGTCATTACACAGAAGGAAGCACGTACAGTATgtactcatggacaagagggTGATGCTCATGACAGTGTGGGATGTAAACAACAATGGTGTCCTTCCGTTAGATAGCTCACCTCTTGTCAGCGAGTAGATGCTTCCGTCTGCGCGGTGATGCAATTGTCAGGTGTAGttcggtagaaagaaaatagttcctataTAAAACTGCTCTTAACcgggtctgtggattatcttcagTAACcgagtcatgatttctggagagAGTCACCACAAGCCGAGCACCATCTATTTCCATTACATTTGAGAGGATGCAGCCATCTCTACAGCCGCTACCTAAGAAATTCGGCAAGGTAAGAAgaaaaatttgcatttttggctttgaggtgaactgtccctttaaaatgtAGTCTACAATGAGAAATATCCTCTCGATTTTTGCCGTccataaaagaaaacaagacttTCAATATGctattttgtctttgtcacaTCAGGGTACTTCTGCGACAATTGAGCTGTGTCAACACAAGGCTCTCTGTTACATGGAAACAGTGATATCTGGATGATTGGAGTAAATGAATGTTAGTAAACACCTAAAACTCAGCAAAAAACCTGGTGTTTATAGCTGACTTAGAGCTCAAAAATATATAGCACAGGCTCtgcaaaatgaaacaatatGCCACTTTTCTCTGAAGAGCTCTCTGTAGTAGGTGCATCAGGTACAAACCAGCATGAATACACAAAACTATAATAAATTGTGGAAAACAACTATCTGTCTATCTCTGCGGTTTGAAAACAGCAGAATACGCAAGACGGGGATAGAAGACCATTGTTCTGTCTCCCTTTGTCCAGTGGCCATTGTGCATTGTGTGTTCCTGAGGTGTTGGTTTGCACTATAAGCCTGGGGCGCTCCACTCTCTCAAAGATAGTTTGCTAACAGAGCTTTCACTCCATTGCCTCTAATGAAAATCCATACTAAACATTTAGCTCTGTGTGAGAAAGGGGGAAATTCAATAAGACACATAACACAATTTATAAATTACAGGAAGAACCAATCGAACCAACAGGCAAAatggagaaatgtttttttgtttgtatttgttcatttttcccACATTCTGGGAACCGCAGAGCAGCTGCCTTGCGTGCGGTGAGCGTAAAAAGGCTGAAATCTACTTTCTCGGCCAAAATGAAGTCAAATGCCGTGTATTTTCTTCAGTCTTCTTCTCCACGCGCATTATTGGTCATGCCGCCAGAGATGTCTCCACTGAGGTATTCCCCAAACTAATGGTCGCTCTTGGACAGCACCGTCGATAGTAAACTAATCTGCAGCCTGCAAGGCACAGGAAACAGATCTCATTAGCACTCATTGAACTATCTTCCAAGGAAACTTTCATCTTTAGACCACTCCGACATCAAGCCTGAAAGCCAGACTAATGTCACTTACTAGTTCTGGGTTTAATGGCTCACTGAAAATGTCTAGATGGATGATGAGCAGTAGAAGAGTGAAGTcatctgtgtgatgtgtgtgtttttttatgtttacactCATGGCTACAACAGTACAAGGTGCCTGGAAGAATATATTGATTGTAATTATCAAAAGTTCTTCTTGGTAATTAGTTGCTTATGCTCATCTCTGCACATCCTTGTGtgataatgaaatgtaataaagtgtgttttaaacttGCATATGGTTAATTTCAGCTTCCATCTGTGCTGAATGCTGAGCACAAACCACTCGGCTGATATTTGGAGTGATGCTTCCACTCTGTGGTTGAAGCTACAACATGCAGTGGAAGAGTTTTGCTCTTTCGGCCACCAGAGGGCGACAtcaattttttttcaccccCACATCCCGCGAGCTTTGCAGATCTCTcgttgtttgtttacaacctgGGAACTTCCTGCCTGCTCGTGTAGCTTTGTACCGTAGCAAGCTAACCGAATAATAAAACTTTACGAGTGAGCTTTCAAGATGGGATGTGATGGAGGAACGATTCCCAAAAGACACGAGTTGGTGAAAGGACCCAAAAAAGTCGAGAAGGTGGGTTACGCTTAGtttatcttccttttttttcaaattcataACTGTTTGTTGCTAGCTAACTGTTAGCcagctaagctaacagtctAGCATAGGTTTATGGCTAGTTGTCTGTCAGCGTTAAATGACACATTCAATTATTTTAAGTATGTTTGTCACTTTTACAGGTAGACTAGCCACATATGGGAATTGTCCCGTGACGCATTGTGTATACGTATGCGGGCTAACGTTGCAACTAACTacctagctaacgttagcttagctgtTGTTTTAATCGTTAGATATGAAGGAAATGGTCATTTAACCACTGTTGCATGTATTTGGTTTGCTCTTACATACCTGCTCATGTGTCCAGGTTGATAAAAGTGCAGAGTTGGCTGCCAAATGGAAATACTGTGCCTTGAGTCAGGAGAAGCTCAAACGCCCCATCGTTTCCTGTGAACTGGGAAGGTGAGAGTTGGTTTTTGGTACACTTATAGAGACTAATGGCTTGGTAATGTGAGACTGAATAACATATGGTGGTTAaaagtgcagtgaaatgcaAACTAATGAGCCTGCCATGATCAGTCAACCTACAGATACTCAACAGCACAATATGTTCTTAAAGTATGGCCCATGTTATGTTTCAGGCTCTATAATAAAGATGCTGTCATTGAATACCTTCTGGATAAGACTGCTGAGAGACCCAATGTTGAGGCTGTGGTTCACATCCGTGGGATCAGGGTATGTTAATGCTGAAGTTTTCTATGCGTAAGATAATACACAGATATTAACCCATATTTCAAAATGTCGAcgtttaaaagcatttttatccttcttcctcctctgtagGATATAAAGGAACTTAACCTGACCGATAACCCTgagtgggagggagagagaagaaatgcCAAAGGAGACAGATATGAGGACATCCACTGTGGCATGTTCATCTGCCCTGTTGTTGGGTTGGAGATGAATGGCAAGCACAGGTAACAAACAGCAACTCAAGGATCCACAACCTACATGAAATAAACAGGGTGGTGCTTTTCTACATAAAGTTTAATGCAGCAAGTACAACCGAAAGTTCAATGTTGATCACGTTATGTTATTGAATTCAACATATGTTCAAAATGTGTTACAAAAACATTGACAGAACCCTTCTTGTACTAATCAGGTATTGAATGTCAtccacatttttaaatcagacaTGTACTTTACAGGTACTGACAGTTTATTTGGTGCAGGAAATGGCCCAAAaggatataaaaaaataataatccaatGTAATGTATAATCCTCGTTTAGGTTCTGTTACCTGCAAACCTGTGGCTGCGTGTTTTCCGACAGAGCCATGAAGGAGGTCAAGACAGAAATCTGTCACAAGGTGAGCAGTATTTCACAATTTTCATCCAAGTCACCATTATAGctttcttttaaaggaccaatGGATTGACCGCTCAGTGTTTGCCAGTAACTCTGGTTGTTTCATTCACAAACAGAGTCCTCTCACTGCTAATGCTTGTTAAATAAGAAGCCTTGATATCAACACAGTAGCAGTCAAACATTGGCTTGGTGCCAGATGCTCAATCTGTTACTTGGAGGGAGAGGAATGTGTGTTGACGATCTGAAGCGTAGCGTTTTTGCACTCAAGAGGTTTTGAAATCTC
This Pagrus major chromosome 6, Pma_NU_1.0 DNA region includes the following protein-coding sequences:
- the rtf2 gene encoding replication termination factor 2 isoform X2 yields the protein MGCDGGTIPKRHELVKGPKKVEKVDKSAELAAKWKYCALSQEKLKRPIVSCELGRLYNKDAVIEYLLDKTAERPNVEAVVHIRGIRDIKELNLTDNPEWEGERRNAKGDRYEDIHCGMFICPVVGLEMNGKHRFCYLQTCGCVFSDRAMKEVKTEICHKCGDPFKIEDVVVLNGTKEEVEKLRERMEERRTKAKTKKSKKSKAAETVSTPSESKDDTQEDVAGRSSLQNGDESSQAAVAGPSGSSGSSSSSKGSKSSTTSATKRSVQSMEEKSEVFKSLFTSHSSAKRTKDQTSNWVTHTPYHF
- the rtf2 gene encoding replication termination factor 2 isoform X1, with the translated sequence MGCDGGTIPKRHELVKGPKKVEKVDKSAELAAKWKYCALSQEKLKRPIVSCELGRLYNKDAVIEYLLDKTAERPNVEAVVHIRGIRDIKELNLTDNPEWEGERRNAKGDRYEDIHCGMFICPVVGLEMNGKHRFCYLQTCGCVFSDRAMKEVKTEICHKCGDPFKIEDVVVLNGTKEEVEKLRERMEERRTKAKTKKSKKSKAAETVSTPSESKADDTQEDVAGRSSLQNGDESSQAAVAGPSGSSGSSSSSKGSKSSTTSATKRSVQSMEEKSEVFKSLFTSHSSAKRTKDQTSNWVTHTPYHF